The following coding sequences lie in one Caproicibacterium argilliputei genomic window:
- a CDS encoding M23 family metallopeptidase, which translates to MADPATIALAVKTAIAAASDKRTWKAVGVLIAAVLTPFILIIVMIMSLLSGTAQHNDSAVDLVFNGGSISAQVPAEYRQYIEDMRSSFSVLDGAVSEITPQIESGGIDATRVKSIFYSLYFGAENLRMDKNDYRKFTDAFIRYEKRTRTVTDKDGNKTQEAYTVAVPISDLNEIYANLESALGRTITNENKVNAAQIYSRVLYGHSLPENENIGEDEWKKGVGTDGPYTGGGNFASPLGANWRGMVTSEFGWRPNPFGGSGGEGHSGLDLGAPKGTPIHAARDGVVSSVIDSGSSGYGYHVVIDHGDGMVTLYGHCSKVYVRSGQAVKQGDVIAAVGSTGRSTGNHLHFEIRINGKAVNPRNYLP; encoded by the coding sequence AAAGCCGTCGGTGTGCTGATTGCCGCCGTTCTGACTCCCTTCATTTTAATCATCGTAATGATCATGAGTTTGTTGTCCGGAACGGCGCAGCACAACGACTCCGCTGTGGATCTGGTTTTCAACGGCGGCTCCATCTCGGCACAGGTACCCGCTGAATACAGGCAGTACATCGAAGATATGCGGAGCAGCTTCTCTGTCTTGGACGGGGCTGTGTCGGAGATCACGCCTCAGATTGAAAGCGGTGGCATTGACGCCACCCGTGTGAAATCTATTTTTTATTCTCTGTATTTCGGCGCTGAAAATCTCCGAATGGACAAAAATGACTACCGAAAATTTACCGATGCTTTCATCCGGTACGAAAAGCGAACTCGTACTGTTACCGACAAGGACGGCAATAAGACGCAGGAAGCCTACACCGTGGCTGTTCCGATTTCCGACCTGAATGAAATTTACGCCAACCTTGAAAGCGCGCTTGGCAGAACGATCACCAACGAAAACAAAGTCAACGCCGCTCAGATTTACAGCCGTGTGCTTTATGGCCACAGTCTGCCGGAGAATGAAAACATCGGCGAGGATGAATGGAAAAAAGGTGTTGGAACAGATGGACCCTACACGGGCGGCGGTAATTTTGCCAGTCCTCTCGGGGCGAACTGGCGCGGCATGGTCACTTCGGAATTCGGCTGGAGGCCAAATCCGTTCGGCGGCAGCGGCGGCGAAGGACACTCCGGTCTTGACCTCGGTGCACCAAAAGGTACACCAATTCATGCCGCCCGCGACGGTGTGGTGAGCAGCGTAATAGACTCCGGCAGCAGCGGCTACGGATATCATGTGGTCATCGATCACGGAGACGGAATGGTTACGCTGTACGGTCACTGCTCCAAGGTATATGTCCGTTCCGGCCAAGCTGTGAAGCAGGGCGACGTTATCGCAGCGGTGGGCAGCACGGGGCGCAGTACCGGAAACCATCTTCATTTTGAAATTCGCATTAATGGAAAAGCGGTCAATCCGAGAAATTACTTACCTTAA